A region of Streptomyces deccanensis DNA encodes the following proteins:
- the tuf gene encoding elongation factor Tu, which translates to MSKTAYVRTKPHLNIGTMGHVDHGKTTLTAAITKVLAERGAGTFVPFDRIDRAPEEAARGITINIAHVEYETDTRHYAHVDMPGHADYVKNMVTGAAQLDGAILVVSALDGIMPQTAEHVLLARQVGVDHIVVALNKADAGDEELTDLVELEVRDLLTAHGYGGDSVPVVRVSGLKALEGDPRWTASIDALLDAVDTYVPMPERYLDAPFLLSVENVLTITGRGTVVTGAVERGTIRVGDRVEVLGAGIESVVTGVETFGKPMEEAQAGDNVALLLRGVGRDAVRRGHVVAAPGSVEPRRHFTAQVYVLSAREGGRTTPVSSGYRPQFYIRTADVVGDIDLGEVAVARPGDRVTMSVELGREVPLEPGLGFAIREGGRTVGAGTVTAVQ; encoded by the coding sequence ATGTCCAAGACTGCTTACGTCCGTACGAAACCGCATCTCAACATCGGCACGATGGGTCACGTCGACCACGGCAAGACCACCCTGACCGCCGCCATCACCAAGGTCCTCGCCGAGCGCGGGGCCGGCACCTTCGTCCCGTTCGACCGTATCGACCGCGCCCCGGAGGAGGCGGCGCGCGGCATCACCATCAACATCGCGCACGTCGAGTACGAGACCGACACCCGGCACTACGCGCACGTCGACATGCCCGGCCACGCCGACTACGTCAAGAACATGGTCACCGGCGCCGCGCAGCTCGACGGGGCGATCCTCGTCGTCTCCGCGCTCGACGGGATCATGCCGCAGACCGCCGAGCACGTGCTGCTCGCCCGGCAGGTGGGCGTCGACCACATCGTCGTCGCCCTCAACAAGGCCGACGCGGGCGACGAGGAGCTCACCGACCTCGTCGAGCTGGAGGTCCGCGACCTGCTCACCGCGCACGGGTACGGCGGTGACTCCGTACCCGTGGTCCGGGTCTCCGGACTCAAGGCGCTCGAAGGGGACCCGCGGTGGACGGCGTCGATCGACGCGCTGCTGGACGCCGTGGACACCTACGTCCCGATGCCGGAGCGGTACCTGGACGCGCCGTTCCTGTTGTCCGTGGAGAACGTGCTGACGATCACGGGTCGGGGGACCGTCGTCACCGGGGCCGTCGAGCGCGGCACGATCCGTGTGGGCGACCGCGTCGAGGTGCTCGGTGCCGGGATCGAGAGCGTCGTCACCGGCGTCGAGACCTTCGGCAAGCCCATGGAGGAGGCGCAGGCCGGGGACAACGTGGCGCTGCTGCTGCGCGGGGTGGGACGCGACGCCGTCCGACGCGGGCACGTCGTCGCCGCGCCCGGCAGCGTCGAGCCCCGGCGGCACTTCACCGCGCAGGTGTACGTGCTGTCGGCGCGCGAGGGGGGCCGTACGACCCCGGTGTCCAGCGGGTACCGGCCCCAGTTCTACATCCGCACCGCGGACGTGGTGGGGGACATCGACCTCGGTGAGGTCGCCGTCGCCCGGCCCGGGGACCGCGTCACGATGAGCGTGGAGCTGGGCCGGGAGGTTCCGCTGGAGCCGGGGCTCGGGTTCGCGATCCGTGAGGGCGGTCGGACCGTCGGAGCGGGGACCGTGACGGCCGTTCAGTAG
- a CDS encoding undecaprenyl-diphosphate phosphatase, with product MSWFESLILGLVQGLTEFLPVSSSAHLRLTAAFSGWEDPGAAFTAITQIGTEAAVLIYFRKDIANIISAWWRSLFNKEMRADHDAQMGWLVIVGSIPIGVLGVTLKDQIEGPFRDLRLTATMLIVMGIVLGVADRLAARDETGGKHRAAKERKSLEQLSVKDGLIFGLCQAMALIPGVSRSGATISGGLLMGYKREAAARYSFLLAIPAVIASGGYELKDAMEGGHVSWGPTIFATVIAFFVGYAVIAWFMKFISTKSFMPFVWYRIALGIVIVVLVSTGVLSPHAGESGG from the coding sequence ATGTCTTGGTTTGAATCCCTCATCCTCGGACTCGTCCAGGGGCTGACCGAATTCCTCCCCGTCTCCTCCAGCGCGCACCTGCGCCTGACCGCGGCCTTCTCCGGCTGGGAGGACCCGGGCGCGGCCTTCACCGCGATCACCCAGATCGGCACCGAGGCCGCCGTGCTGATCTACTTCCGCAAGGACATCGCCAACATCATCTCGGCGTGGTGGCGTTCCCTGTTCAACAAGGAGATGCGCGCCGACCACGACGCCCAGATGGGCTGGCTGGTGATCGTCGGCTCCATCCCGATCGGTGTCCTCGGCGTGACCCTCAAGGACCAGATCGAGGGGCCGTTCCGTGATCTGCGCCTCACGGCCACGATGCTGATCGTGATGGGCATCGTCCTGGGTGTGGCGGACCGGCTCGCCGCGCGCGACGAGACCGGTGGCAAGCACCGTGCCGCGAAGGAGCGCAAGAGCCTCGAACAGCTCAGCGTCAAGGACGGCCTGATCTTCGGCCTCTGCCAGGCCATGGCGCTCATCCCCGGTGTCTCCCGCTCCGGCGCCACCATCAGCGGTGGCCTGCTCATGGGCTACAAGCGCGAGGCCGCCGCCCGCTACTCCTTCCTCCTCGCCATCCCGGCCGTGATCGCCTCGGGCGGCTACGAGCTCAAGGACGCGATGGAGGGCGGCCATGTCTCCTGGGGCCCGACGATCTTCGCCACGGTCATCGCCTTCTTCGTCGGCTACGCGGTCATCGCCTGGTTCATGAAGTTCATCTCCACCAAGAGCTTCATGCCGTTCGTCTGGTACCGCATCGCCCTCGGCATCGTCATCGTCGTCCTGGTCTCCACGGGGGTCCTGAGCCCGCACGCGGGCGAGTCGGGCGGCTGA
- a CDS encoding alpha/beta fold hydrolase encodes MSLPAFDLAYDELRARWPESTEEHDVATPYGRTRVHVYGSADGSPLVLLPGGSATGLAWFANAPALGERYRVHAVDLLGDAGRTERRGTPLQNADDLTAWLDALLDGLGLARTHLCGHSYGAWLAARYALHAPRRVDRLALVDPTQVFAGFRLGYLLRALPTLIRPSEARARAFLAWETAGTHPDETWQRLYALATTVPGRKLVTGVHPRTADLLMPVLVLLAEHSRAHNAVKVADRARRMLSQGEVAVLPGATHHSLPLTEPKQLNDRLMTFLD; translated from the coding sequence GTGTCCCTGCCCGCCTTCGACCTTGCCTACGACGAGCTTCGCGCCCGCTGGCCCGAGTCCACAGAGGAGCACGATGTCGCCACGCCGTACGGGCGCACCCGGGTCCATGTGTACGGCTCAGCGGACGGCAGCCCGCTGGTGCTGCTGCCCGGCGGCTCTGCCACCGGCCTCGCCTGGTTCGCCAACGCACCGGCCCTCGGTGAGCGATACCGGGTCCACGCGGTGGATCTGCTGGGCGACGCCGGCCGCACCGAACGCCGGGGCACACCATTGCAGAACGCCGACGATCTGACGGCCTGGCTGGACGCACTGCTGGACGGCCTCGGGCTCGCCCGCACGCACCTGTGCGGCCACTCGTACGGCGCCTGGCTGGCCGCCAGGTACGCACTGCACGCACCGCGGCGTGTGGACCGCCTCGCCCTCGTGGACCCCACCCAGGTCTTCGCCGGATTCCGGCTCGGCTACCTGCTGCGCGCGCTCCCCACCCTGATCCGTCCGAGCGAGGCCCGCGCTCGCGCGTTCCTGGCCTGGGAGACGGCAGGCACGCACCCGGACGAGACCTGGCAGCGCCTCTACGCGCTGGCCACCACCGTTCCCGGCCGGAAGCTGGTCACCGGCGTCCACCCTCGGACCGCCGACCTCCTCATGCCGGTCCTGGTCCTGCTCGCGGAACACAGCCGCGCCCACAACGCTGTCAAGGTCGCCGACCGAGCCCGCCGGATGCTCTCGCAGGGTGAGGTGGCAGTGCTCCCCGGAGCCACCCATCACTCTCTGCCGCTCACCGAGCCGAAGCAGCTGAACGACCGGCTGATGACTTTCCTGGACTGA
- a CDS encoding Gfo/Idh/MocA family protein, with protein sequence MPTPSNDPSPTADHLPDRRPAPLTGRRVRAAIVGIGAIGGGSHLPALARLAEEGETEVVAAVDIDADAVAKFCAEHGIPHGYTDLDRMLAEQRPDLVSICTPPTLHRDQTITALRAGAWVWCEKPPVPTLADFDAVEAEEGAETEGPYASIVFQHRFGSGARHVRKLIAERSLGRPLVAHCQTTWYRDTAYYAVPWRGRWATEGGGPAMGHGIHQMDLLLDLLGPWSEVRAMAGRLVHDVETEDVSTALVRFESGALATVVNSVLSPDEVSRIRVDCERATVELTHLYGHSNADWSVTPAPGTPEADAAAWRDFGEDVPSSHLAQLRELVASMRAGERPRSSGADGRTSLELIAALYKSAFTDATVRRGEIGPGDPYYTAMHGGAPGWAPGTAPVSADASPAVAGSAGTSEEITA encoded by the coding sequence ATGCCCACACCCAGCAACGACCCGAGCCCGACTGCGGACCACCTCCCCGACCGCCGCCCGGCCCCCCTGACCGGCCGCCGCGTCCGGGCCGCGATCGTCGGCATCGGCGCCATCGGCGGCGGCTCTCATCTGCCCGCGCTCGCGCGCCTCGCCGAGGAGGGCGAGACCGAGGTCGTCGCCGCCGTCGACATCGACGCCGACGCGGTGGCCAAGTTCTGCGCCGAGCACGGCATCCCGCACGGCTACACCGACCTGGACCGCATGCTGGCGGAGCAGCGGCCCGACCTGGTCAGCATCTGCACCCCGCCGACCCTGCACCGCGACCAGACGATCACCGCGCTGCGGGCCGGCGCCTGGGTGTGGTGCGAGAAGCCGCCGGTGCCGACGCTCGCCGACTTCGACGCCGTCGAGGCCGAGGAGGGCGCGGAGACCGAGGGCCCGTACGCCTCGATCGTCTTCCAGCACCGCTTCGGTTCCGGCGCGCGGCACGTGCGGAAGCTGATCGCCGAGCGGAGCCTCGGGCGTCCGCTGGTCGCGCACTGCCAGACCACCTGGTACCGGGACACCGCTTACTACGCCGTCCCCTGGCGCGGCCGGTGGGCCACCGAGGGTGGCGGGCCCGCCATGGGACACGGCATCCACCAGATGGACCTGCTGCTCGATCTGCTCGGTCCGTGGAGCGAGGTCCGCGCCATGGCCGGGCGGCTGGTCCACGACGTGGAGACCGAGGACGTCTCCACCGCCCTCGTGCGCTTCGAGAGCGGCGCGCTGGCCACCGTCGTCAACAGCGTCCTCAGCCCCGACGAGGTCAGCCGCATCCGCGTCGACTGCGAACGCGCCACCGTCGAACTGACCCATCTGTACGGCCACTCCAACGCCGACTGGTCCGTCACCCCCGCCCCGGGCACCCCGGAGGCGGACGCGGCGGCCTGGCGGGACTTCGGCGAGGACGTGCCCAGTTCGCACCTGGCCCAGCTGCGCGAGCTCGTGGCGAGCATGCGCGCCGGTGAACGCCCGCGCAGCAGCGGCGCCGACGGGCGGACGAGCCTGGAGCTGATCGCCGCCCTGTACAAGTCGGCGTTCACGGACGCGACCGTACGGCGTGGGGAGATCGGCCCAGGGGACCCGTACTACACGGCCATGCACGGAGGCGCCCCCGGCTGGGCGCCCGGAACCGCCCCGGTGTCCGCCGACGCGAGCCCCGCCGTCGCGGGCTCCGCCGGCACGAGTGAGGAGATCACCGCATGA
- a CDS encoding spermidine synthase, producing the protein MNEAIPVSRAIDRGTAKLMPDVDRERAWLLTVDGAPQSYVDLDEPTHLEFEYARRLGHVLDTVAEPGMPLDVVHLGGGALTLPRYVAATRPGSRQRVVEYDRGLLDLVVEQLPPPGDAGIALHGADAREWLEAAPADSADVLVGDVFGGSRVPAHLSTVGYARAVARVLRADGVYLANLADAAPFAYLRSQLATLATVFEELTLIAEPAVLRGRRFGNAVLVAAHQPLDNAVLARRTAADAFPARVEHGPALRAFIGGAAPVREEDAVPSPEPPDGAFGIG; encoded by the coding sequence GTGAACGAAGCCATACCCGTGTCCCGGGCCATCGACCGGGGCACCGCCAAGCTCATGCCCGACGTCGACCGGGAGCGGGCCTGGCTGTTGACCGTGGACGGGGCCCCGCAGTCGTACGTCGATCTGGACGAGCCCACCCACCTGGAGTTCGAGTACGCGCGGCGGCTCGGGCACGTGCTGGACACCGTGGCCGAGCCGGGGATGCCGCTCGACGTGGTGCATCTCGGCGGTGGCGCGCTCACCCTGCCCCGGTACGTGGCCGCCACCCGGCCCGGGTCCCGGCAGCGGGTCGTCGAGTACGACCGGGGCCTGCTCGACCTGGTCGTCGAGCAGTTGCCGCCGCCCGGCGACGCGGGGATCGCGCTGCACGGGGCGGACGCGCGGGAATGGCTCGAAGCGGCCCCCGCCGACTCCGCCGACGTCCTCGTGGGCGATGTGTTCGGCGGCTCACGGGTCCCCGCGCATCTGTCGACTGTGGGGTACGCGCGGGCCGTCGCCCGGGTGCTGCGCGCGGACGGTGTCTATCTCGCGAACCTCGCCGACGCCGCGCCCTTCGCCTATCTGCGGTCCCAACTGGCCACATTGGCAACGGTGTTCGAGGAGCTGACGCTGATCGCCGAGCCGGCGGTGCTGCGCGGCAGGCGGTTCGGCAACGCCGTGCTGGTCGCCGCCCACCAGCCGCTCGACAACGCCGTCCTGGCCCGGCGGACCGCCGCCGACGCCTTCCCCGCGCGGGTCGAGCACGGTCCGGCGCTGCGCGCGTTCATCGGCGGTGCCGCGCCCGTGCGCGAGGAGGACGCCGTACCGTCACCCGAGCCGCCCGACGGGGCCTTCGGCATCGGCTGA
- a CDS encoding cupin domain-containing protein, which produces MVSGYEGLPGGVALSHLSVYDWPAADGVCGGTPHMHLTCSEAYVVTGGRGAVQTLTASGFEVTPLAPGTVAWFTPGTIHRLVNEDELRITVLMQNNGLPEAGDAVLTLPPEYLTDPETYAAATRIPPDAPEEERERVARARRDLALEGYRALRDASGPEPLAAFHRAAAALVRPRLAEWRARWERGARAAAAATGEQLDRLERGDVSHLADAGVWAEKPSESGKFGMCGRLDVYKGD; this is translated from the coding sequence GTGGTGAGCGGCTACGAGGGACTGCCGGGCGGGGTCGCCCTGTCGCATCTGTCCGTGTACGACTGGCCGGCGGCGGACGGGGTCTGCGGCGGCACCCCCCACATGCACCTGACCTGCTCGGAGGCGTACGTCGTCACCGGCGGGCGCGGGGCCGTGCAGACGCTCACGGCCTCCGGCTTCGAGGTCACGCCGCTGGCGCCCGGGACGGTCGCCTGGTTCACGCCGGGCACCATCCACCGGCTGGTCAACGAGGACGAGCTGCGCATCACCGTCCTCATGCAGAACAACGGGCTCCCCGAGGCGGGCGACGCGGTCCTCACGCTGCCCCCGGAGTACCTGACCGATCCGGAGACGTACGCCGCGGCCACCCGCATCCCGCCCGACGCTCCGGAGGAGGAGCGGGAGCGCGTCGCCCGCGCCCGGCGTGACCTCGCCCTGGAGGGCTACCGGGCGCTGCGGGACGCCTCCGGGCCCGAGCCGCTCGCCGCGTTCCACCGGGCCGCCGCGGCGCTCGTACGGCCACGGCTCGCGGAGTGGCGGGCGCGCTGGGAGCGGGGCGCGCGGGCGGCTGCCGCCGCGACGGGGGAGCAGCTCGACCGGTTGGAGCGGGGGGACGTGTCCCATCTGGCCGACGCCGGGGTGTGGGCCGAGAAGCCTTCCGAGTCCGGGAAGTTCGGGATGTGCGGGCGGTTGGACGTCTACAAGGGGGACTGA
- a CDS encoding MarR family winged helix-turn-helix transcriptional regulator, whose protein sequence is MDDQSPVMGLVHLLRAVTVKFDLLGAEFAARHGLHPTDVRALIHLLDAARAGERATPGWLGEQLRLNSAGTTALVDRLERLGLVQRSRDTADRRRVLLEVEEKAMELGWAFFGPVIGEVVAAADGFEAGELETVHRFLTAVLESTGRASSG, encoded by the coding sequence ATGGACGATCAGAGCCCGGTGATGGGACTGGTTCACTTGCTGCGCGCGGTCACCGTGAAGTTCGACCTGCTCGGCGCCGAGTTCGCCGCGCGCCACGGGCTGCACCCCACCGATGTGCGCGCGCTGATCCACCTGCTGGACGCGGCACGCGCCGGTGAGCGGGCCACGCCCGGGTGGCTCGGCGAGCAACTGCGACTGAACTCTGCTGGGACCACTGCCCTGGTGGATCGGCTGGAGCGGCTCGGGCTGGTCCAGCGCAGCAGGGACACGGCAGACCGGCGACGCGTGCTGCTGGAGGTGGAGGAGAAGGCCATGGAACTGGGGTGGGCCTTCTTCGGGCCGGTGATCGGGGAGGTGGTGGCGGCCGCGGATGGTTTCGAGGCGGGCGAGTTGGAGACGGTGCATCGCTTTCTGACTGCGGTACTGGAGTCCACCGGGCGGGCGAGTTCAGGCTGA
- a CDS encoding PmoA family protein, with product MTFHDGLRVVHAHGDRITVTEPTTGVELLSYVYRPEAAWEAPKPYLHPIRTLAGDVVTDFRPNDHRWHKGLQLTASHLSGQNLWGGNSYVHGEGYLPIPERVGSMAHVGFDVVESDGERVVIAERLTWHPYTGELWADEERRIEIHDVDTESGSWALTWTSAITNRRDEPLLFGSPTTAGREMAGYTGLFWRGPRAFRDGRIIGPDSEGPELMGGQAHWLAYSGEHDGTDGHATLVFAHAPENDHTGADGAHPAHWFVRNEPFAAVAPSWAFFEELELAPGETLTRRYRVVVADGSWEREEIAKYLEAHPW from the coding sequence ATGACGTTCCACGACGGGCTGCGCGTGGTCCACGCACACGGCGACCGGATCACGGTCACCGAACCCACCACGGGCGTCGAGCTGTTGAGCTACGTCTACCGGCCCGAGGCGGCCTGGGAGGCCCCGAAGCCGTATCTGCACCCGATCCGGACGCTGGCCGGGGACGTCGTCACCGACTTCCGGCCCAACGACCACCGCTGGCACAAGGGCCTCCAGCTGACGGCCTCGCACCTGTCGGGCCAGAACCTGTGGGGCGGCAACTCCTACGTCCACGGCGAGGGTTATCTGCCGATCCCCGAGCGGGTCGGCTCGATGGCGCACGTCGGCTTCGACGTCGTCGAGTCGGACGGCGAGCGGGTCGTGATCGCCGAGCGGCTGACCTGGCACCCCTACACCGGCGAGCTGTGGGCGGACGAGGAGCGGCGGATCGAGATCCACGACGTGGACACCGAGTCCGGATCGTGGGCGCTGACCTGGACGAGCGCGATCACCAACCGCCGGGACGAGCCGCTGCTGTTCGGCAGTCCGACCACCGCCGGGCGGGAGATGGCCGGCTACACCGGTCTGTTCTGGCGCGGTCCGCGCGCCTTCCGGGACGGGCGGATCATCGGGCCCGACTCCGAGGGACCCGAGCTGATGGGCGGGCAGGCGCACTGGCTCGCGTACTCGGGCGAGCACGACGGCACCGACGGCCACGCCACGCTCGTCTTCGCGCACGCCCCCGAGAACGACCACACGGGAGCCGACGGCGCCCATCCGGCGCACTGGTTCGTCCGCAACGAGCCGTTCGCCGCCGTCGCTCCCTCCTGGGCGTTCTTCGAGGAGCTGGAGCTGGCTCCGGGCGAGACGCTCACCCGCCGCTACCGGGTCGTCGTGGCCGACGGTTCCTGGGAGCGGGAGGAGATCGCCAAGTACCTGGAGGCGCACCCGTGGTGA
- a CDS encoding TVP38/TMEM64 family protein: MLDATTRSGGTATVLPRTAATELAVATPVTVPALPPGRAARWGRVLLSPWARFSLLVALLLAAVSTVLLFEPQRLLADGWPPQLGGAAAAVVFAVAYGLCTVAFVPRPILNIAAGALFGSQLGLASALAGTVLGAGLAFGLGRVLGQDALRPLLRHRWLKSADGQLSRHGFRSMLAARLFPGVPFWAANYCASVSRMGYLPFLLATALGSIPNTAAYAVAGARASSPTSPAFLIAMACIAVPALIGATLAWRKRHHLRAR; the protein is encoded by the coding sequence ATGCTCGATGCCACCACCCGCTCTGGGGGCACCGCCACGGTCCTTCCCCGGACCGCCGCCACGGAGCTCGCCGTCGCCACTCCCGTCACGGTCCCGGCCCTGCCGCCGGGGCGCGCCGCCCGCTGGGGCAGAGTGCTGCTCTCGCCGTGGGCGCGGTTCTCGCTGCTCGTCGCGCTGCTCCTGGCCGCCGTCTCCACGGTGCTGCTGTTCGAGCCGCAGCGGCTGCTGGCCGACGGCTGGCCGCCCCAACTGGGCGGTGCCGCGGCGGCGGTGGTGTTCGCGGTGGCGTACGGGCTCTGCACGGTCGCCTTCGTCCCCCGTCCGATCCTCAACATCGCGGCGGGCGCCCTCTTCGGTTCCCAGCTCGGTCTGGCGTCGGCGCTCGCGGGCACGGTCCTCGGCGCCGGCCTGGCCTTCGGTCTGGGGCGGGTCCTCGGTCAGGACGCCCTGCGCCCGCTGCTGCGCCATCGCTGGCTGAAGTCGGCGGACGGCCAGCTCAGCCGCCACGGCTTCCGCTCGATGCTGGCGGCCCGCCTCTTCCCCGGGGTGCCCTTCTGGGCGGCCAACTACTGCGCCTCGGTCTCCCGGATGGGCTACCTGCCCTTCCTCCTGGCGACCGCCCTCGGCTCCATCCCGAACACCGCCGCGTACGCCGTGGCCGGCGCCCGTGCCTCGTCCCCGACGTCCCCGGCCTTCCTGATCGCCATGGCCTGCATCGCGGTCCCGGCCCTGATCGGCGCGACCCTGGCCTGGCGCAAACGCCACCACCTGCGCGCCCGCTGA
- a CDS encoding winged helix-turn-helix transcriptional regulator, which translates to MPASGDPRPCSIADTLAIVGEKYSLLVLREVCLGNGRFDQLVRNIGAPRDVLATRLRRLVDAGVLHKHAYHERPQRFEYRPTRAGLELEPVLMTLMAWGDRHLHTDDDRPMVIEHSCGEPLLPKVTCGACATEIHHEDLKAHPQTPGWSVKGPTTPAP; encoded by the coding sequence ATGCCCGCCTCCGGAGATCCACGCCCCTGTTCCATCGCCGACACCCTGGCGATCGTCGGCGAGAAGTACTCCCTGCTGGTCCTGCGCGAGGTCTGTCTCGGCAACGGCCGCTTCGACCAGCTGGTCCGCAACATTGGGGCGCCGCGCGACGTGCTGGCGACCCGCCTCAGGCGCCTGGTGGACGCGGGCGTCCTGCACAAGCACGCCTACCACGAGCGCCCGCAGCGCTTCGAGTACCGGCCCACCCGGGCGGGGCTCGAACTTGAGCCGGTCCTGATGACCCTCATGGCCTGGGGCGACCGCCACCTCCACACGGACGACGACCGCCCCATGGTGATCGAGCACTCCTGCGGCGAGCCTCTGCTCCCGAAGGTCACCTGCGGGGCCTGCGCCACCGAGATCCATCACGAGGACCTCAAGGCCCACCCGCAGACCCCGGGCTGGTCGGTGAAGGGCCCGACAACCCCCGCCCCGTAG